A stretch of Lathyrus oleraceus cultivar Zhongwan6 chromosome 6, CAAS_Psat_ZW6_1.0, whole genome shotgun sequence DNA encodes these proteins:
- the LOC127092513 gene encoding cysteine-rich receptor-like protein kinase 43, with the protein MSKSKNFFYNLIKPFKFGSTREGRSEDDIQNLATQEQRTFSYETLVAATNNFQAFNKLGEGGFGPVYKGKLNDGREIAVKKLSHGSSQGKTQFVAEAKLLTRVQHRNVVNLFGYCIHGREKLLVYEYVPRESLDKFLFRSKKKEGLDWKRRFDIINGVARGLLYLHEHSHNCIIHRDIKAANILLDEKWVPKIADFGLARLFPEDETHVNTRVAGTHGYMAPEYLMHGHLSVKADVYSYGVLVLELITGHRNSSSDPAFNGDNLLNWAYKLYKKGRWLEMVDPTVASSVEITEQVEVCIRVSLLCTQGDPQLRPTMARVVLMLSKKPPSHMEEPTRPGIPGSRYRRTGPRSHTSFTTDDENDSSASHVDSSNYDTTIATATSSTSSATRTSSATAQADLRGKRPMLPS; encoded by the exons ATGAGCAAATCCAAAAATTTCTTCTATAATCTCATTAAGCCCTTCAAATTTGGTTCCACCAGAG AGGGAAGGAGCGAAGACGATATACAGAACCTAGCTACACAGGAGCAGAGAACATTTTCCTATGAAACATTGGTTGCTGCTACTAACAACTTTCAAGCTTTTAACAAACTCGGAGAAGGAGGATTTGGACCTGTCTATAAG GGCAAATTGAATGATGGAAGAGAGATAGCAGTGAAGAAGCTATCACATGGTTCAAGTCAAGGGAAGACACAGTTTGTTGCGGAGGCCAAGTTGTTGACCCGTGTGCAGCACCGTAATGTGGTCAATTTGTTTGGTTATTGTATCCATGGCAGAGAGAAACTTCTTGTGTATGAGTATGTCCCTCGTGAGAGCCTTGACAAGTTTCTATTCA GGTCAAAAAAGAAAGAAGGGCTAGATTGGAAACGTAGATTTGACATAATCAATGGAGTGGCAAGAGGTTTACTTTATCTTCATGAACACTCTCACAACTGCATAATCCATCGTGACATAAAAGCAGCCAACATTTTACTTGATGAAAAATGGGTCCCTAAGATTGCTGACTTTGGCTTGGCTCGTCTCTTTCCAGAGGATGAAACTCATGTCAATACACGTGTGGCTGGAACACA TGGATACATGGCTCCAGAGTATTTGATGCATGGACACTTATCTGTGAAGGCAGATGTGTATAGCTATGGAGTTTTGGTGTTGGAGTTGATCACCGGCCATCGAAACTCGTCCTCTGATCCGGCCTTCAATGGAGACAATCTCCTTAATTGG GCGTACAAGCTTTACAAGAAAGGGAGGTGGTTAGAAATGGTAGACCCCACAGTGGCATCCTCAGTGGAGATAACAGAACAAGTTGAAGTGTGCATTCGAGTGAGTCTATTGTGCACACAAGGAGATCCACAACTCCGTCCAACGATGGCGCGCGTGGTGTTGATGTTGTCAAAGAAGCCACCAAGTCACATGGAAGAGCCAACGAGACCAGGTATACCTGGTTCTCGATACAGAAGAACAGGACCTCGCAGTCACACCTCTTTTACTACTGATGATGAGAATGATTCCTCTGCTTCACACGTTGATTCAAGCAATTATGACACTACTATTGCTACGGCTACCAGTTCTACTTCTTCTGCAACAAGAACAAGTTCTGCTACTGCACAAGCAGATTTGCGAGGGAAACGTCCAATGCTACCTTCGTGA
- the LOC127092024 gene encoding uncharacterized protein LOC127092024, with protein MANTTTISFTLTPPKPKTTTLSSFPTKSNLNLKSNPFSFSITHSYRPNTPPLLKSFPDDTITTTTSSPSYRNLKARLRSGETLYGIFLLTFSPTLAEIAGLSGYDFVVIDMEHGHGTISDTLPCLHALAASQTAAIIRVPETTATWAKKALDLGPQGIMFPMVESAKSAAKAVSYCRFPPTGLRGSAHPIVRASSYGINEGYLNNYLDELLIMCQVESEEGVKKIDKIVAVDGVDCIQMGPLDLSASMGYLWDPGNKKVRETLREAERKVLKRKSENEEVFLSGFALPFDGPRDLKSRGYHMVSGASDVGLFRSSAVEDVVRFKESLVEDGDRKELDKDDDDDDKYWSE; from the coding sequence ATGGCGAACACTACCACCATCTCCTTCACTCTCACACCACCAAAACCCAAAACCACAACCCTCTCTTCTTTCCCCACAAAATCCAATCTCAATCTCAAATCCAACCCATTCTCTTTCTCCATAACCCATTCCTACAGACCAAACACCCCACCCCTTCTCAAATCCTTCCCGGACGACACCATCACCACCACAACATCCTCCCCTTCCTACCGCAACCTCAAAGCCCGTCTCCGCTCCGGCGAAACTCTCTACGGCATCTTCCTCCTCACCTTCTCCCCAACTCTCGCCGAAATCGCCGGCCTCTCCGGCTACGACTTCGTCGTCATCGACATGGAACACGGCCACGGAACCATCTCGGATACCCTCCCGTGTCTCCACGCGCTCGCAGCTTCACAAACCGCGGCAATCATCCGCGTCCCGGAAACCACAGCAACGTGGGCCAAAAAAGCACTAGATTTAGGCCCACAGGGAATCATGTTCCCAATGGTGGAATCCGCCAAATCCGCAGCAAAAGCGGTATCCTATTGCCGTTTTCCACCCACCGGACTTCGTGGATCAGCCCATCCAATCGTTCGAGCTTCGAGCTATGGCATCAACGAAGGTTACTTGAATAACTACCTCGACGAGCTTCTGATAATGTGTCAAGTTGAATCTGAAGAAGGAGTGAAGAAAATCGACAAGATCGTAGCCGTTGATGGTGTTGATTGCATTCAAATGGGACCGTTGGATTTGAGTGCGAGTATGGGGTATTTGTGGGATCCAGGGAACAAGAAAGTGAGGGAGACGTTGAGGGAAGCGGAGAGGAAGGTGTTGAAGAGGAAGAGTGAAAACGAGGAGGTTTTTCTGTCTGGTTTTGCGTTGCCGTTTGATGGGCCTAGGGATCTTAAGTCACGTGGCTATCACATGGTGTCTGGTGCTTCTGATGTTGGTTTGTTTAGAAGTTCAGCTGTGGAGGATGTTGTGCGGTTTAAGGAGAGTTTGGTTGAGGATGGTGATAGGAAAGAGTTGGAtaaagatgatgatgatgatgacaaGTACTGGAGTGAGTGA